A genomic stretch from Aedes albopictus strain Foshan chromosome 2, AalbF5, whole genome shotgun sequence includes:
- the LOC115265356 gene encoding uncharacterized protein LOC115265356 has translation MAGQNLIGSIPEFYGSVDDWNVYQERLEQFFEVNDIADAKRVALLISVIGGESYKTLRDLCHPVLPKNKTFDELCTLLRKQYTPQVAIFRERTNFYNARQEPHENVTQWYGRLKKLSVDCKFGENLEAILLDKFVTGLRSGQIMDRLCEENETLKLETALELAVNKECAINASS, from the coding sequence ATGGCTGGACAAAATCTGATCGGTTCGATTCCGGAGTTCTACGGTTCGGTCGACGACTGGAACGTGTACCAGGAACGGTTGGAACAGTTCTTTGAAGTGAATGATATCGCCGACGCGAAACGGGTCGCCCTGCTGATCAGTGTCATTGGGGGTGAATCGTACAAAACCCTTCGGGACCTGTGCCATCCGGTGCTGCCCAAGAACAAGACCTTCGATGAACTGTGCACCCTGCTGCGGAAGCAGTACACCCCACAGGTGGCCATTTTCCGGGAACGAACGAACTTCTACAACGCGCGCCAAGAGCCCCATGAAAACGTGACTCAGTGGTACGGGCGGTTGAAGAAGCTCTCGGTGGACTGCAAGTTCGGTGAGAATCTGGAAGCGATTCTGCTGGATAAGTTTGTGACCGGGTTGAGGAGTGGCCAGATTATGGACCGGCTGTGTGAGGAAAATGAAACGCTCAAGCTGGAGACGGCGCTGGAGCTGGCCGTGAACAAGGAGTGCGCTATCAATGCATCGAGCTAG